In the Topomyia yanbarensis strain Yona2022 chromosome 3, ASM3024719v1, whole genome shotgun sequence genome, one interval contains:
- the LOC131687843 gene encoding uncharacterized protein LOC131687843: protein MFDPLGFLSPFTVLGRMLVQDLWRTGCEWDDPIDGVSLEKWNRWTQILPEIGEIRVPRSYFGPALSSEIRNLQWHVFTDASENAYGCVAYFRAEIGGKVHCTLVMSRSKVAPLKQLTIPRLELQAAVLGARLAQTVQQNHSFKIEQVFLWTDSRNVLSWIKSDQRRYRQYVGFRIGEILSLTNATDWLWIPTKYNEADRVTKWKQGASFHSDSSWFRGQPFLSRDRGEWPEQPLISANTNEEIKVHLLVHDVTLSKLLIDVSRISKWTVLVRITACAYRFVSNCRRLLEGRPIETLKATKRQAMLLKGGNRKVKRNPLKQEEYQKAERYFYKAVQAEVLESKSKVLYNLDRPANQWLSV, encoded by the coding sequence ATGTTTGATCCTTTGGGCTTTCTTTCACCATTCACAGTTCTTGGACGAATGCTGGTTCAAGATTTATGGCGAACCGGGTGCGAATGGGACGATCCTATCGATGGTGTGTCCTTGGAAAAATGGAACAGATGGACACAAATTTTGCCGGAGATAGGAGAAATTCGAGTGCCACGAAGTTACTTTGGGCCAGCATTGTCGAGCGAAATAAGGAATCTTCAGTGGCACGTCTTCACAGATGCTAGCGAGAATGCCTATGGTTGCGTCGCGTATTTTCGTGCCGAGATTGGAGGAAAAGTTCATTGTACATTGGTGATGAGTCGAAGCAAAGTCGCTCCATTGAAGCAGCTGACGATCCCACGATTAGAGCTGCAGGCGGCAGTATTGGGCGCCAGATTGGCTCAAACTGTTCAACAAAATCACAGTTTTAAAATAGAGCAGGTGTTTCTGTGGACAGATTCTCGAAACGTCCTGTCCTGGATCAAGTCGGATCAAAGGCGATATCGACAATACGTAGGGTTTCGTATCGGTGAGATTCTCAGTTTGACGAATGCTACGGATTGGCTCTGGATTCCGACGAAGTATAACGAGGCGGATCGTGTAACTAAATGGAAGCAAGGTGCGAGTTTTCATTCGGATAGTTCGTGGTTCAGAGGACAACCCTTTTTGAGCCGTGATAGAGGGGAATGGCCTGAACAACCGCTAATCTCCGCTAACACAAACGAAGAAATAAAGGTGCATCTTTTAGTGCACGATGTCACACTCTCAAAACTTCTTATAGATGTGAGCAGAATCTCAAAGTGGACAGTTCTTGTTCGTATCACGGCATGTGCGTATCGATTCGTTTCCAATTGCAGAAGGTTGCTTGAAGGTCGTCCCATAGAAACCCTGAAGGCAACAAAAAGGCAAGCGATGTTGCTTAAAGGAGGGAACAGAAAAGTAAAACGTAATCCACTAAAGCAGGAAGAATACCAGAAAGCGGAGCGATACTTCTACAAGGCAGTGCAGGCGGAAGTGCTTGAGAGTAAATCGAAGGTGTTGTACAACCTAGATCGACCTGCGAATCAGTGGCTCAGTGTCTAA